In the Streptomyces sp. NBC_00525 genome, one interval contains:
- a CDS encoding flavin reductase family protein has product MTASPGLDAPRTASPDLLRSVFRQHAAGVAVITAADGERPVGFTATSLNSVAADPPLISFGVGTASSSWPVIAAAEYVGVHILAEHQRELAATFARSGADRFGPSTFWRSGPEGVPLLDDVLAWLVCRVVARVPAGDHRIVIAEVAAGDPVGGGRPLLYHQGRFTALRD; this is encoded by the coding sequence ATGACGGCATCACCCGGACTCGACGCGCCGCGAACCGCCTCCCCGGACCTGCTCCGCTCGGTGTTCCGGCAGCACGCCGCCGGAGTCGCCGTGATCACCGCCGCCGACGGCGAACGGCCCGTCGGCTTCACCGCCACCTCGCTCAACTCCGTGGCCGCCGACCCGCCCCTGATCTCGTTCGGCGTGGGCACCGCGTCCTCCAGCTGGCCGGTCATCGCCGCGGCCGAGTACGTCGGCGTCCACATCCTCGCCGAGCACCAGCGGGAACTGGCCGCCACCTTCGCCCGCAGCGGCGCAGACCGGTTCGGCCCGTCCACCTTTTGGCGCAGCGGGCCGGAAGGCGTTCCGCTGCTCGACGACGTGCTGGCGTGGCTGGTCTGCCGGGTCGTGGCGCGTGTTCCGGCCGGGGACCACCGCATCGTGATCGCCGAGGTGGCCGCGGGCGACCCGGTGGGCGGTGGCCGCCCCCTCCTTTATCACCAGGGCCGATTCACGGCGCTGCGCGACTGA
- a CDS encoding TlpA family protein disulfide reductase: MDGQARTERLDAARLGAELGARATLVQFSTAFCQPCRATRRILAEVAGMVEGVAHVEIDAEARLGLVRDLGIDRTPTVLVLDAGGRIVRRGVGQPRTVDVVAALGQAM; the protein is encoded by the coding sequence GTGGACGGGCAGGCGCGTACGGAGAGGCTGGACGCGGCGCGCCTCGGCGCGGAGCTGGGGGCGCGGGCCACGCTCGTCCAGTTCTCCACCGCCTTCTGCCAGCCTTGCCGGGCCACGCGCCGCATCCTCGCGGAGGTGGCCGGGATGGTCGAGGGGGTCGCGCATGTGGAGATCGACGCGGAAGCCCGTCTCGGGCTCGTACGGGACCTGGGGATCGACCGGACCCCGACCGTTCTGGTCCTCGACGCCGGGGGCCGGATCGTGCGCCGGGGCGTCGGGCAGCCCCGCACCGTCGATGTCGTCGCCGCCCTCGGGCAGGCGATGTGA
- a CDS encoding SDR family NAD(P)-dependent oxidoreductase — protein MNATNTGDTGGTLEGAVVAVAGAAGPAGRATLLRLAEAGAVVVASDSHPTRLAEAVDAARYAHGGATVTGDTVDLLDLGATREWAAKTEKEFGRVDGVVHLVGGWRGSATFTETDPADWTLLEKLLIRTVQNTSLAFHDCLLRSDRGRFLLTSAAGASRPTAGNAAYAAAKAAAEAWTLALADSFRKAGGEDGPRSAAAILVVKALVHDAMRAERPNAKFAGFTDVKELADAIAGVWERPAPEVNGKRLWLTPQP, from the coding sequence ATGAACGCAACAAACACGGGCGACACGGGGGGCACCCTCGAAGGCGCCGTCGTCGCCGTCGCCGGAGCCGCCGGCCCGGCCGGCCGGGCCACCCTGCTCCGGCTCGCCGAGGCGGGCGCCGTCGTCGTCGCCTCCGACTCCCACCCCACCCGCCTCGCCGAAGCCGTGGACGCGGCCCGCTACGCCCACGGCGGCGCCACCGTCACCGGCGACACCGTGGACCTCCTCGACCTCGGCGCCACCCGCGAGTGGGCGGCCAAGACGGAGAAGGAGTTCGGCCGCGTCGACGGCGTCGTCCACCTCGTCGGCGGCTGGCGCGGCAGCGCGACCTTCACCGAGACCGACCCGGCGGACTGGACGCTGCTGGAGAAGCTCCTCATCCGCACGGTGCAGAACACCTCGCTCGCCTTCCACGACTGCCTGCTGCGCAGCGACCGCGGGCGCTTCCTGCTGACCAGCGCCGCCGGCGCGTCCCGGCCCACCGCCGGAAACGCCGCCTACGCCGCCGCCAAGGCGGCCGCCGAGGCGTGGACCCTCGCGCTCGCCGACTCCTTCCGCAAGGCGGGGGGCGAGGACGGCCCCCGCAGCGCGGCTGCCATCCTGGTCGTGAAGGCACTGGTGCACGACGCGATGCGCGCCGAGCGCCCGAATGCGAAGTTCGCGGGCTTCACCGACGTCAAGGAACTGGCCGATGCCATCGCCGGCGTCTGGGAGCGGCCCGCCCCCGAAGTGAACGGAAAGCGCCTGTGGCTGACCCCGCAACCGTAA
- a CDS encoding DUF6986 family protein, with amino-acid sequence MGQQEMVATSLAGAVSDGISASLAAVDAELARRYPGDPGTRQPVHTVYVPGDAFTAGTLRAWGDQALKALDEHAPDAAALAAVLGIPDELAGPVHDRVRAKLEREPVEDLRIDFEDGYGPRSDAEEDETAARAARLVSEAYAGGTAAPYMGIRMKCMEAAVRDRGIRTTDIFLTGLMRAGGLPEGLVLTLPKVTYPEQVTAFVHLLEAFEQAHGLPAGRLGFEIQIETSQSILAADGTAAVARMIDAARGRATGLHYGTFDYSACVGVSAAYQASDHPAADHAKAVMQVAAAGTGVRVSDGSTNVLPVGSAERVHEAWRLHYGLTRRALARAYYQGWDMHPAHLPTRYAAVYTFYREGLEQAASRLAAYAAKAGGDVMDEPATAKALSGYLLRGIDCGALDTDEVTGLTGLSRADLDAFASPRRGTLTVTAP; translated from the coding sequence ATGGGTCAGCAGGAGATGGTGGCGACGAGCCTCGCCGGAGCGGTCAGCGACGGGATCAGCGCCTCCCTCGCGGCGGTGGACGCCGAACTCGCCCGCCGCTACCCGGGCGACCCCGGCACCCGCCAGCCCGTGCACACCGTCTACGTACCCGGCGACGCCTTCACGGCCGGCACCCTGCGCGCCTGGGGCGACCAGGCGCTGAAGGCGCTCGACGAGCACGCCCCCGACGCGGCCGCCCTCGCCGCCGTCCTCGGCATCCCGGACGAGCTGGCCGGGCCCGTCCACGACCGGGTGCGTGCCAAGCTGGAGCGCGAACCCGTCGAGGATCTGCGGATCGACTTCGAGGACGGCTACGGGCCCCGCTCCGACGCCGAGGAGGACGAGACGGCGGCCCGTGCGGCCCGGCTCGTCTCGGAGGCGTACGCCGGAGGCACCGCGGCGCCCTACATGGGCATCCGGATGAAGTGCATGGAGGCGGCCGTACGCGACCGGGGCATCCGCACCACCGACATCTTCCTCACCGGTCTGATGCGGGCCGGCGGGCTGCCCGAAGGGCTCGTCCTCACCCTGCCCAAGGTGACCTACCCCGAACAGGTCACCGCCTTCGTCCACCTCCTCGAAGCCTTCGAGCAGGCGCACGGGCTGCCGGCCGGGCGCCTCGGCTTCGAGATCCAGATCGAGACCAGCCAGTCCATCCTCGCCGCCGACGGCACCGCCGCCGTGGCCCGCATGATCGACGCGGCACGGGGCCGCGCCACCGGGCTGCACTACGGCACGTTCGACTACAGCGCCTGCGTCGGCGTCAGCGCCGCGTACCAGGCGAGCGACCATCCGGCCGCCGACCACGCCAAGGCCGTGATGCAGGTGGCCGCCGCCGGCACCGGCGTACGCGTCTCGGACGGCTCCACCAATGTGCTCCCCGTGGGCTCCGCGGAGCGGGTCCACGAGGCGTGGCGGCTGCACTACGGCCTCACCCGGCGCGCCCTGGCCCGCGCCTACTACCAGGGCTGGGACATGCACCCGGCCCATCTGCCGACCCGGTACGCGGCCGTCTACACGTTCTACCGCGAGGGCCTGGAGCAGGCCGCGTCCCGGCTCGCCGCGTACGCCGCCAAGGCGGGCGGCGACGTCATGGACGAACCGGCCACCGCCAAGGCGCTCAGCGGCTATCTGCTCCGGGGCATCGACTGCGGCGCGCTGGACACCGACGAGGTGACCGGGCTGACCGGGCTGAGCCGCGCGGACCTCGACGCCTTCGCCTCCCCGCGGCGCGGCACCCTGACCGTGACGGCCCCGTAA
- a CDS encoding DUF6421 family protein, with protein sequence MTEILVQDATSGGIAAAAPVIEHPAWPALKNAVEEIRPWQSKDGSIDFDAEGAPTPALAEAAVERVIAAVDELSPLLPHDAAYHRALVQDLRRWVAGGFAVPDFLDSLLAFQPAADRTDGLQHLVVFAMYTQNGNPDRNLEAVVLRMVWPDWLAELEATRYDNPLFCGITFEDFTSGYDTNSAVLFPETIAVREAPERFSWGGIFCDREAARFRRVTEASVELLGVDLPDDIRAMIGDQRRCEQAFVLWDMVHDRTHSHGDLPFDPFMIKQRQPFWMYGLEELRCDLTAFKEAVKLEAEGNPHGRDVQYAVLFDRMFRFPVTGERVRNYDGLGGQLLFAYLHKHDVVRWTDNKLRIDWERAPQVTNQLCAEIEKLYRDGIDRPKLVHWFAAYDLVSRYLAPHPGSRWAKGPDALDLSQPPRKLVDDVLPDEFPLSMFYEALSKKLKSVIASAKGITGSDAGKAAA encoded by the coding sequence ATGACGGAAATTCTTGTGCAGGACGCCACATCCGGCGGTATAGCTGCCGCCGCGCCGGTGATCGAGCACCCGGCGTGGCCCGCGCTCAAGAATGCCGTCGAGGAGATCCGCCCCTGGCAGTCGAAGGACGGCTCCATCGACTTCGACGCCGAGGGCGCGCCCACCCCGGCGCTCGCCGAGGCCGCCGTGGAACGCGTGATCGCCGCCGTCGACGAGCTGTCCCCGCTCCTGCCGCACGACGCCGCCTACCACCGCGCCCTCGTCCAGGACCTGCGCCGCTGGGTCGCCGGAGGCTTCGCCGTCCCCGACTTCCTGGACTCCCTGCTGGCCTTCCAGCCGGCCGCGGACCGGACGGACGGGCTCCAGCACCTGGTCGTCTTCGCCATGTACACCCAGAACGGCAACCCCGACCGCAACCTCGAAGCGGTCGTGCTGCGCATGGTCTGGCCGGACTGGCTCGCCGAACTGGAGGCCACCCGCTACGACAACCCGCTGTTCTGCGGGATCACCTTCGAGGACTTCACCTCCGGCTACGACACCAACTCCGCGGTGCTCTTCCCGGAGACCATCGCCGTTCGCGAGGCGCCCGAGCGCTTCAGCTGGGGCGGCATCTTCTGCGACCGCGAGGCCGCCCGCTTCCGCCGCGTCACCGAGGCGTCCGTCGAACTCCTCGGCGTCGACCTGCCCGACGACATCCGCGCGATGATCGGCGACCAGCGGCGCTGCGAGCAGGCGTTCGTGCTCTGGGACATGGTCCACGACCGCACCCACAGCCACGGCGACCTGCCGTTCGACCCCTTCATGATCAAGCAGCGCCAGCCGTTCTGGATGTACGGCCTGGAGGAGCTGCGCTGCGACCTCACCGCCTTCAAGGAGGCCGTGAAGCTGGAGGCCGAGGGCAACCCGCACGGCCGCGACGTGCAGTACGCCGTCCTCTTCGACCGGATGTTCCGCTTCCCGGTCACCGGCGAGCGCGTCCGCAACTACGACGGACTCGGCGGCCAGCTCCTCTTCGCCTACCTCCACAAGCACGACGTGGTCCGCTGGACCGACAACAAGCTGCGGATCGACTGGGAGCGGGCCCCGCAGGTCACCAACCAGCTCTGCGCCGAGATCGAGAAGCTCTACCGCGACGGCATCGACCGCCCCAAGCTCGTCCACTGGTTCGCGGCCTACGACCTCGTCTCCCGCTACCTCGCCCCGCACCCCGGCTCCCGCTGGGCCAAGGGACCGGACGCCCTGGACCTCTCCCAGCCGCCGCGGAAACTCGTGGACGATGTGCTTCCGGACGAGTTTCCCCTGAGCATGTTCTATGAGGCCCTCTCCAAGAAGCTGAAGAGCGTGATCGCCTCGGCCAAGGGCATCACCGGCTCCGATGCGGGGAAGGCTGCCGCGTGA
- a CDS encoding lysophospholipid acyltransferase family protein: protein MAELVYRPVIGAARTFFKALDLKIDSQGSEHIPKTGGAVLVSNHISYLDFIFNGLAALPQKRLVRFMAKESVFRHKVSGPLMRGMKHIPVDRKQGEEAYAHALASLRSGEIVGVFPEATISESFTLKSFKSGAARLAQEAGVPLIPMALWGTQRLWTKGRPRNFKRNHIPVTIRVGEPVEAPTDQYAGAITRRLRERVQELLEAAQRAYPVRPKDAADTWWVPAHLGGTAPTPAEVRERG, encoded by the coding sequence ATGGCAGAACTCGTCTATCGGCCGGTCATCGGCGCCGCTCGCACGTTTTTCAAGGCGCTGGACCTGAAGATCGACAGTCAGGGTTCGGAGCACATCCCGAAGACCGGTGGCGCTGTTCTGGTCAGCAACCACATCAGTTATCTGGACTTCATCTTCAATGGCCTCGCGGCGCTCCCGCAGAAGCGCCTGGTTCGTTTCATGGCCAAGGAATCCGTTTTCCGGCACAAGGTCTCCGGTCCGCTGATGCGTGGCATGAAGCACATTCCCGTCGACCGCAAGCAGGGCGAGGAGGCCTACGCGCACGCGCTGGCCTCGCTGCGCTCCGGGGAGATCGTCGGGGTGTTCCCCGAGGCGACGATCTCGGAGTCCTTCACGCTCAAGAGCTTCAAGTCGGGCGCGGCGCGCCTGGCGCAGGAGGCGGGCGTTCCGCTGATCCCGATGGCGCTGTGGGGCACGCAGCGGCTGTGGACCAAGGGCCGGCCCCGTAACTTCAAGCGCAACCACATCCCGGTGACCATTCGCGTCGGCGAGCCGGTGGAGGCTCCCACCGACCAGTACGCGGGCGCGATCACGCGGCGGCTGCGCGAGCGGGTGCAGGAGCTGCTGGAGGCGGCGCAGCGGGCGTATCCGGTCCGGCCGAAGGACGCCGCCGACACCTGGTGGGTGCCCGCGCACCTGGGCGGTACGGCTCCGACGCCGGCCGAGGTCCGCGAGCGGGGCTGA
- a CDS encoding electron transfer flavoprotein subunit beta/FixA family protein codes for MSLRIVVCVKYVPDATGDRHFADDLTLDREDVDGLLSELDEYAVEQALQIAEAADDAEVTVLTVGPEDARDALRKALSMGADKAVHVEDDDLHGTDALGTSLVLARALEETGYDLVVSGMASTDGSMGVVPALLAERLGVPQVTLLSQVSVADGVVRGRRDGDSASEELEASLPAVVSVTDQSGEARYPSFKGIMAAKKKPVTSLDLDDLGIDAEQVGLAGAWTAVDSATERPARTAGTIVKDEGEGGKRLAEFLAGQKFI; via the coding sequence GTGAGCTTGAGGATCGTTGTCTGTGTGAAGTACGTGCCCGACGCGACCGGTGACCGGCATTTCGCCGATGACCTGACGTTGGACCGTGAGGACGTGGACGGTCTGCTGTCGGAGCTGGACGAGTACGCGGTCGAGCAGGCGTTGCAGATCGCGGAGGCGGCCGATGACGCGGAGGTCACCGTGTTGACGGTGGGTCCGGAGGATGCGCGGGACGCGTTGCGCAAGGCGTTGTCGATGGGTGCGGACAAGGCGGTTCACGTCGAGGACGACGATCTGCACGGGACGGATGCGCTGGGGACGTCGCTGGTGCTGGCGAGGGCGCTGGAGGAGACCGGGTACGACCTGGTGGTCTCGGGGATGGCGTCGACGGACGGGTCGATGGGTGTGGTTCCGGCGCTGCTGGCGGAGCGGCTGGGTGTGCCGCAGGTGACGCTGCTGTCGCAGGTGTCGGTGGCCGATGGTGTGGTGCGGGGTCGCCGGGACGGGGACAGTGCGTCGGAGGAGCTGGAGGCGTCGCTGCCGGCGGTGGTGTCGGTGACCGACCAGTCCGGTGAGGCGCGTTATCCGTCGTTCAAGGGGATCATGGCGGCGAAGAAGAAGCCGGTGACGTCCCTGGACCTGGACGACCTGGGCATCGACGCCGAGCAGGTGGGTCTGGCGGGTGCCTGGACCGCGGTCGACTCCGCGACGGAGCGTCCGGCCCGCACCGCGGGCACGATCGTGAAGGACGAGGGCGAGGGCGGCAAGCGGCTGGCCGAGTTCCTGGCCGGTCAGAAGTTCATCTGA
- a CDS encoding electron transfer flavoprotein subunit alpha/FixB family protein, translated as MAEVLVYVDHVDGAVRKPTLELLTLARRIGEPVAVALGNGAADTAGVLAEHGAVKVLTADASEFAEYLVVPKVDALQAAFDAVSPAAVLLSSSAEAKEIAARLAVRIGSGIITDAVDLEAGDQGPVATQSAFAASYTTKSRVSKGVPVITVKPNSAPVEPAAAAGAVETLAVTFSAQATGTKVLSRTPRESTGRPELTEAAIVVSGGRGVNGAENFAVIEALADSLGAAVGASRAAVDAGWYPHTNQVGQTGKSVSPQLYIASGISGAIQHRAGMQTSKTIVAVNKDPEAPIFDLVDYGVVGDLFDVVPQLTEEINTRKG; from the coding sequence ATGGCTGAAGTTCTCGTCTATGTCGACCACGTGGACGGCGCCGTCCGCAAGCCCACCCTGGAGCTGCTGACGCTCGCCCGCCGTATCGGCGAGCCCGTCGCCGTCGCCCTGGGCAACGGTGCCGCGGACACCGCGGGCGTGCTCGCCGAGCACGGCGCGGTCAAGGTGCTGACGGCCGACGCCTCCGAGTTCGCCGAGTACCTCGTCGTACCGAAGGTGGACGCCCTCCAGGCCGCCTTCGACGCCGTGTCCCCGGCCGCCGTGCTGCTGTCCTCCTCCGCGGAGGCCAAGGAGATCGCGGCCCGCCTCGCGGTCCGCATCGGCTCCGGCATCATCACCGACGCCGTCGACCTGGAGGCCGGCGACCAGGGCCCGGTCGCCACGCAGTCCGCGTTCGCCGCCTCGTACACGACCAAGTCCCGTGTTTCCAAGGGTGTTCCGGTCATCACGGTCAAGCCGAACTCCGCCCCGGTCGAGCCGGCCGCGGCCGCCGGCGCCGTCGAGACCCTCGCGGTCACCTTCTCGGCGCAGGCCACCGGCACGAAGGTGCTCTCGCGTACGCCGCGTGAGTCGACGGGCCGTCCGGAGCTGACGGAGGCCGCGATCGTGGTCTCCGGTGGCCGTGGGGTGAACGGTGCGGAGAACTTCGCGGTGATCGAGGCGCTGGCGGACTCGCTGGGTGCCGCGGTGGGCGCGTCGCGGGCGGCGGTGGACGCGGGCTGGTACCCGCACACCAACCAGGTCGGCCAGACCGGCAAGTCGGTCTCCCCGCAGCTGTACATCGCGTCGGGCATCTCCGGTGCGATCCAGCACCGGGCGGGGATGCAGACCTCGAAGACGATCGTCGCGGTCAACAAGGACCCCGAGGCCCCGATCTTCGACCTCGTCGACTACGGCGTCGTCGGCGACCTCTTCGACGTCGTGCCCCAGCTCACCGAGGAGATCAACACCCGCAAGGGCTGA
- a CDS encoding putative leader peptide: MPSDPLLHGRAYIDLARTAGACCPDA, translated from the coding sequence ATGCCGTCAGATCCCCTGCTCCATGGCCGGGCGTACATCGATCTCGCCCGTACCGCCGGCGCGTGCTGTCCGGATGCCTGA
- a CDS encoding threonine aldolase family protein: MADPATVRTDARRHHDPRVRGFASDNYAGTHPEILAALALANGGHQVSYGEDDYTGHLQRVMHSHFGPTADTFPVFNGTGANVVALQAMTDRWGAVICAESAHINVDECGAPERVGGLKLLTVPTEDGKLTPELIDRQAYGWDDEHRAMPQVVSITQNTELGTVYTPDEIRAICEHAHGHGMTVHLDGARIANAAASLDVPMRTFTNTVGVDVLSFGGTKNGAIFGEAVVVLNPDAVRAMKHLRKLSMQLASKMRFVSVQLEALLAGDLWLRNARHANTMARRLADGVRAIDGVEILHPVQANAVFARLPHAVTERLQKRFRFYFWDERAGDVRWMCAFDTTEEDVDAFLLAIEEEMAAG, from the coding sequence GTGGCTGACCCCGCAACCGTAAGGACCGACGCGCGTCGCCATCACGACCCGCGGGTACGCGGATTCGCCAGTGACAACTACGCGGGGACCCACCCGGAGATCCTCGCCGCCCTCGCCCTCGCCAACGGCGGCCATCAGGTCTCCTACGGCGAGGACGACTACACCGGCCACCTCCAGCGGGTGATGCACAGTCACTTCGGGCCGACCGCCGACACGTTCCCCGTCTTCAACGGCACCGGCGCCAACGTGGTCGCGCTCCAGGCCATGACCGACCGCTGGGGCGCGGTCATCTGCGCCGAGTCCGCCCACATCAACGTGGACGAGTGCGGCGCGCCCGAACGCGTCGGCGGACTCAAGCTGCTCACCGTCCCCACCGAGGACGGCAAGCTCACCCCGGAGCTGATCGACCGGCAGGCGTACGGCTGGGACGACGAGCACCGCGCCATGCCCCAGGTCGTCTCGATCACCCAGAACACCGAGCTGGGCACCGTCTACACGCCCGACGAGATCCGCGCCATCTGCGAGCACGCGCACGGCCACGGCATGACCGTCCACCTCGACGGGGCCCGCATAGCCAACGCCGCGGCCTCCCTGGACGTGCCCATGCGCACGTTCACCAACACCGTCGGCGTCGACGTGCTCTCCTTCGGCGGCACGAAGAACGGGGCCATCTTCGGCGAGGCCGTCGTCGTCCTGAACCCCGACGCCGTCCGGGCCATGAAGCACCTGCGCAAGCTGTCCATGCAGCTCGCCTCCAAGATGCGCTTCGTCTCCGTACAACTGGAGGCACTGCTCGCCGGCGACCTGTGGCTGCGCAACGCCCGGCACGCCAACACCATGGCCCGGCGGCTCGCCGACGGCGTGCGCGCGATCGACGGCGTGGAGATCCTCCACCCCGTCCAGGCCAACGCCGTCTTCGCACGGCTGCCGCACGCGGTCACCGAACGCCTCCAGAAGCGGTTCCGGTTCTACTTCTGGGACGAGCGGGCCGGAGACGTCCGCTGGATGTGCGCGTTCGACACCACCGAGGAGGACGTCGACGCGTTCCTCCTCGCGATCGAGGAGGAGATGGCGGCCGGCTGA
- a CDS encoding LacI family DNA-binding transcriptional regulator produces MAETARHSEHRYGNRPTMKDVAARAGVGLKTVSRVVNSEPGVTPDTERRVQEAIEALGFRRNDSARVLRKGRTASIGLVLEDLADPFYGPLSRAVEEVARAHGALLINGSSAEDPEREQELVLALCARRVDGLIVIPAADDHRYLEPEIKAGVATVFVDRPAGRIEADMVLSDSFGGAREGVAHLIAHGHRRIGFIGDQPRIHTATERLRGYHAAMAGAGIAVADSWVSLGSTDPDRVRAAAEAMLSGPEPVTALFSGNNRVTVTVVRVLAGRERPVALVGFDDIELADLLGITVISQDAAAVGRTAAEHLFRRLDGADHSPARVELPTRLIARGSGELPPAP; encoded by the coding sequence GTGGCCGAGACCGCCCGTCATTCCGAGCACCGCTACGGCAACCGGCCGACCATGAAGGATGTGGCCGCGCGGGCCGGGGTGGGCTTGAAGACGGTGTCCCGGGTGGTCAACAGCGAGCCCGGGGTCACCCCGGACACCGAGCGCCGGGTGCAGGAGGCCATCGAGGCCCTGGGCTTCCGCCGCAACGACAGCGCGCGCGTGCTGCGCAAGGGCAGGACCGCTTCCATCGGCCTGGTCCTGGAGGACCTCGCGGACCCGTTCTACGGGCCGCTGAGCCGGGCGGTGGAGGAGGTGGCCCGTGCGCACGGGGCACTGCTCATCAATGGTTCCAGCGCCGAGGACCCGGAGCGCGAGCAGGAGCTGGTGCTCGCGCTGTGCGCCCGCCGGGTGGACGGGCTGATCGTGATCCCGGCCGCCGACGACCACCGCTATCTGGAGCCGGAGATCAAGGCCGGGGTGGCGACCGTCTTCGTGGACCGTCCGGCGGGGCGGATCGAGGCGGACATGGTCCTGTCGGACAGCTTCGGCGGGGCCCGCGAGGGTGTCGCCCATCTGATCGCGCACGGCCACCGCCGGATCGGCTTCATCGGCGACCAGCCGCGCATCCACACCGCGACCGAGCGGCTGCGCGGCTACCACGCGGCGATGGCCGGGGCCGGGATAGCCGTGGCGGACTCCTGGGTATCGCTCGGGTCCACGGACCCGGACCGGGTCCGCGCCGCCGCCGAGGCGATGCTCTCGGGGCCGGAGCCCGTGACGGCGCTCTTCTCCGGCAACAACCGGGTGACGGTGACGGTGGTGCGGGTCCTGGCGGGCCGGGAGCGGCCTGTCGCCCTGGTGGGCTTCGACGACATCGAGCTGGCGGATCTGCTCGGCATCACCGTCATCTCCCAGGACGCGGCGGCGGTGGGCCGCACCGCCGCCGAGCACCTCTTCCGCCGGCTGGACGGGGCCGACCACAGCCCGGCGCGGGTGGAGCTGCCGACGCGGCTGATCGCGCGCGGCTCGGGCGAACTCCCCCCGGCCCCATAG
- a CDS encoding ROK family protein yields MQTHLVAALDIGGTKIAGALVDRDGALVARARRPTPARESGERVMEAVEGVLAELAASPRWGEATAVGVGSAGPVDAAGGTVSPVNVPGWRGFPLVRRVAAATGGLPVTLVGDGVAVTAAEHWLGAARGHDNALCMVVSTGVGGGLVLGGALHPGPSGNAGHIGHISVDLDGDACPCGSRGCVERIASGPNIARRALERGWRPGPDGDASALGVAAAARAGDPVAAASFERAGQALAAGIAATATLVEIDIAVIGGGVAGAGEPLFGPLRTALRRYATLSFVRRLTVVPAVMGNDAGLVGAAAAAFTARTAGSVLSTR; encoded by the coding sequence ATGCAAACCCATCTCGTCGCCGCACTGGACATCGGGGGCACCAAGATCGCCGGCGCTCTGGTGGACCGGGACGGCGCGCTGGTCGCCCGCGCGCGGCGCCCCACGCCCGCGCGGGAGAGCGGTGAGCGGGTCATGGAGGCGGTGGAGGGCGTCCTGGCCGAGCTGGCCGCGTCGCCGCGCTGGGGCGAGGCGACGGCCGTCGGGGTCGGCAGCGCGGGCCCGGTGGACGCCGCCGGGGGCACGGTCAGCCCGGTCAACGTGCCCGGCTGGCGCGGCTTCCCGCTGGTGCGGCGGGTCGCCGCGGCCACCGGCGGTCTGCCGGTCACCCTGGTCGGCGACGGTGTCGCGGTCACCGCCGCGGAGCACTGGCTCGGTGCGGCGCGCGGCCACGACAACGCGCTGTGCATGGTCGTCTCGACCGGCGTCGGCGGCGGGCTCGTCCTCGGCGGCGCCCTGCATCCGGGCCCCAGCGGAAACGCCGGCCACATCGGTCACATCAGTGTGGACCTCGACGGCGACGCCTGCCCGTGCGGGTCGCGCGGCTGCGTCGAGCGCATCGCCAGCGGCCCCAACATCGCGCGCCGCGCGCTGGAGCGCGGCTGGCGGCCCGGCCCGGACGGGGACGCGAGCGCGTTGGGCGTGGCCGCGGCGGCACGGGCCGGCGATCCGGTCGCCGCGGCCTCCTTCGAACGCGCAGGGCAGGCCCTGGCCGCCGGGATCGCCGCCACGGCCACCCTGGTCGAGATCGACATCGCGGTGATCGGCGGCGGGGTGGCCGGTGCCGGGGAGCCGCTGTTCGGGCCGCTGCGGACCGCGCTGCGCCGCTACGCCACGCTGTCGTTCGTGCGGCGGCTGACGGTGGTCCCCGCCGTCATGGGCAACGACGCGGGGCTGGTGGGCGCCGCGGCGGCGGCCTTCACGGCGCGGACGGCCGGGAGCGTGCTGAGCACGCGCTGA